A single Pseudomonadota bacterium DNA region contains:
- the msrA gene encoding peptide-methionine (S)-S-oxide reductase MsrA, translated as MTRLADKISLPAPGLALPGRAVAMPVPEAHFVNGHPLTPPFPTGMAKALFALGCFWGAERRFWELRGVHTTAVGYAGGETPNPTYEEVCSGLTGHAEAVLVVFEPAHLPYASLLRCFFESHDPTQGMGQGNDVGTQYRSVVFAYDEAQRQAAVAARETYQALLSRAGYGPITTEIRDAPAFYYAEPYHQQYLAKNPRGYCGLSGTGIACPVGAFGSVEAID; from the coding sequence ATGACACGACTCGCCGACAAGATTTCGCTGCCGGCGCCCGGCTTGGCGCTGCCGGGCCGTGCCGTCGCCATGCCGGTCCCGGAGGCACACTTCGTCAACGGTCATCCACTCACCCCGCCGTTCCCCACCGGGATGGCCAAAGCCCTGTTCGCGCTCGGTTGTTTCTGGGGGGCGGAGCGGCGCTTCTGGGAGCTCCGGGGCGTCCATACCACGGCCGTTGGCTATGCCGGGGGCGAGACGCCGAATCCGACCTACGAGGAGGTGTGCAGCGGTCTCACGGGGCACGCCGAGGCGGTCCTCGTGGTCTTCGAGCCGGCGCACCTGCCCTATGCGTCGCTCTTGAGGTGCTTCTTCGAATCCCACGACCCGACCCAGGGGATGGGCCAGGGGAACGATGTCGGCACGCAGTATCGCTCCGTGGTCTTCGCCTATGACGAGGCGCAACGGCAGGCCGCCGTCGCGGCCCGCGAGACCTACCAGGCGCTCCTGTCCCGGGCCGGCTACGGCCCGATCACGACCGAGATCCGCGACGCACCGGCGTTCTACTACGCCGAGCCCTATCACCAGCAATATCTCGCCAAGAACCCCCGAGGTTACTGCGGCCTAAGCGGCACCGGGATCGCCTGCCCGGTCGGGGCGTTCGGCTCCGTCGAGGCGATCGACTGA